A window from Natronorubrum aibiense encodes these proteins:
- a CDS encoding IclR family transcriptional regulator: MGETTTARPVRTTKTSFRIIEFVQDHEHTTLTEIADGVDIAYSTAHNHLATLCEEGWLVEQDGVYEIGLKFLHLGRSAYYRTPLFNIARRHVSELAEQINLEVEFLVEEHGRLISIADVIHEPKGYGNPDESTWSDGRYYYMHNTASGKVILAELPDDRVEEILDRWGLPAQTPYSVTDREQLYDQLDTIRDQGYAEIHQEVLEGFSNISAAVTLPDGRVFGSLSIGWPTYIYENGVKDEMIDNLLNTVDAIEADFAAQLE; encoded by the coding sequence GTTCGAACAACCAAGACATCCTTTCGGATCATCGAGTTCGTCCAAGATCATGAACACACGACACTGACAGAGATCGCAGACGGTGTCGACATTGCCTACAGCACGGCACACAACCACCTCGCAACGCTCTGCGAAGAAGGTTGGCTCGTCGAACAAGACGGTGTATACGAAATCGGGCTCAAATTTCTGCACCTCGGGCGGTCAGCGTACTACCGAACACCGCTGTTCAACATCGCCCGACGGCACGTGAGTGAACTTGCCGAACAGATAAATCTGGAAGTTGAATTTCTCGTCGAGGAGCACGGCCGACTCATTTCCATCGCCGATGTCATCCACGAACCGAAAGGCTACGGTAACCCCGATGAAAGCACGTGGAGCGATGGACGGTACTACTACATGCACAACACCGCCTCAGGGAAGGTGATCCTGGCCGAACTTCCGGACGACCGGGTTGAGGAGATTCTCGATCGATGGGGACTCCCCGCACAAACACCCTACTCAGTCACTGATCGTGAGCAACTCTACGACCAATTAGACACCATTCGCGACCAAGGATACGCCGAAATCCATCAGGAAGTGCTGGAGGGGTTCTCTAACATCAGTGCCGCGGTCACGCTGCCCGACGGCCGTGTTTTCGGTTCACTCAGCATCGGCTGGCCAACTTACATTTACGAGAACGGCGTCAAAGATGAAATGATTGACAACCTACTCAACACCGTCGACGCTATCGAAGCCGATTTTGCAGCCCAACTCGAGTAG